A window of Plantibacter sp. PA-3-X8 genomic DNA:
GTCGGTCGACGAGGCGCGCACACGGTGCTCGCTCCCGACCTTCGGGCGCAGCGGCCAGAACGAGGTGCGACCGCAGGCCAGCAGGAGCGCGGGCAGGAAGGTGAGCGCTGCGAGGACCGAGAAGACGATCCCGATCGAGGCGACCGGCCCGAGCGCCTTGTTCGAGTTCAGGTCGCTGAGCAGCAGGCAGAGCAGACCGGCGATGACGGTGCCGCCCGACGCGACGATCGGCTCGAACGATCCGCGGAGCGCAGCCCACGTCGCATCCCACCGCCGCTCGTGGTCGCGGAGCGCCTCCCGGTAGCGCGAGACGTAGAGCAGCGAGTAGTCGGTCGCCGCACCGATCACGAGGATGAAGAGGATGCCCTGCACCTGCCCGTTCAACAGGACGACGCCGGCCTTTGCGAGCCACCACACGGTGAGGAGTGCGGTGCAGAGGGCGAACAGCGAGGTGCCGAGCACGAGGAACGGGAGGACCGGCGAGCGGTACACGACGATGAGGATGAGGAAGACGGCGCCGAGCGCGGTCAGGAGGAGGATGCCGTCGATGCCGGCGAAGGCGTCGGTGAGGTCGGCGGTGAACCCTGCCGGGCCGGTGACGAAGACGTCGAGGCCCGCCGGGGCGGCTTCGGCGAGCTGTGCACGAAGGGCCTCGACGACGTCGCCGACCTCCGCGTCGCCGCTGATCGGGACGAAGACCTCGACCGCGTCGCCGTCCTCGGAGGGGATGGCCGGAGAGACGCCGTCGGCGACGCCCTCGGTGGAGGACAGGGCTGAGAGCTCGTCGTCGATCACCGCCCGGTCCTCGTCGGTGATCCCGCCGTCGCGGACGAACAGCACGAGGGCCGGGATGTCGTCACCCTCCCGGAATCCGTCGAGTGCCGTCTGCACCTCGGTCGCATCCGCGCTCGCGGGGAGGAAGCTCGTCTGGTCGTTGGTCGCGACCTCGCTCACCTTCCCGAAGTACGGACCGCCGACGCCGGCGGCCGTGAGCCAGAGGAGGATGAGGACCGCGGGGAGCAGGACCCGCAGCCACCGCGGCGCACCCGCACGGTCCCGCTGCTGCGTCCGGGTGTCCGCGTCCGTCTGCGTTCCGCCGTGTCGTCCGTGCGTCATGCGCGCGCCCCGTTCTCGCCCTGCTCCGAATAATATGCAGCTAGCTTACTATCTGCGTCGGGTGCCCGGCGACGGAGTTCAGGCGAGGACGACGACTCCCCCGGCTTCAGCGATCTCGGCGAGCGCCGCATCCCCGGCGGCCCGGTCGACGGGCGCGACGAGACCTGCGAGGACGCGGACCTGCAGGCCGTGCTCGATGGCGTCGAGCGCACTCCGGCGGACGCAGTAGTCGGTCGCGAGACCCACGACGTCGACCTCCGTGATTCCGGCATCCGTGAGAACCTCGTCGAGGCTCAGACCCTCGGGCGTCACGCCCTCGAAGATCGAGTATCCGTGGGCACCCTGGCCCTTGCGGATGTGGGTGTCGACGCTCTTGGTGTCGAGCGCGTGGTGGTACTCGGCGCCTGAACTCCCCGCGACGCAGTGCACCGGCCAGTTCGTCACGTAGTCGGGCTCTCCCGTCGCGAAGTGACCGTCGTTGTCGCCCTCGGCGTCGTGCCAGTCGCGTGAGGCGAACACGTGCGCGTAATCGGCCCCGTGCTCGGCCAACAACTGCGTGACCCCGGCGGCGACGACCTCGCCGCCGTCCACGCCGAGCGCACCGCCCTCGGTGAAGTCGTTCTGTACGTCGATGATGAAGAGCGCGCGCGCCACGATGCCTCCGGGTTGTCGTCGTCCCGCCTCGGTGGAGGTCGGTTCCATCGAGGGTAACGCCGGGGAACCGACCGGGTCAGGTGGTTGCGCCGTCGTGGTTCAGAGCCGACGTGCGCGCTCCTTGCGGCGGTCGAAGAACTGGAGACCGATGTTCACACCCATGACGACGGTGCCGAGGAGCATGGCGACGAGCCCGGCGATCCGGAACCCGACCGGCAGCTCCAGGAGCAACGCGAAGACGACCCCGAGCACGATGAGCGCGGCACCCGCGGAGAACAACACCAGATACTTCATGCCCCCAACGGTACCGGCTGAGCGGCGACCCCGGGACGGGACCGCGACCTAGGGTGGAGACATGACCCGTCTCCCCCGCCGCGCGCACCTACTCACCGCCGCGGGCGCCGCCCTCCTGCTCGCGGTCACCGCCGCCGGCTGCTCCACGTTCCCGAGCGGTGCGAGCTCCGACACCGGACCGACCCACTCAGCGGGTGGCTTCCCCACGGACGTCGTCTTCGACTACCAGCTCGGTGGCGGCTACGAGCCGGCGGCCGGCGTGGGCGGCGTCGCGCGCGACAGCACCGACTCCCCCGACCCCGACCGGTACTCCATCTGCTACGTCAACGGGTTCCAGAGCCAGCCGGCCGATCGCGAGGCCTGGCTCGCCGAGCCGGACCTGGTTCTCACCGACGACGCCGGCGAACCGGTCATCGACGAGAACTGGCCCGACGAACTCATCTTCGACCTCTCCACCGACGACCGTCGCGCGCGCATCGCCGAGCGGGTCGGTGCGAGCATCACCCGCTGCGCGGAGGCCGGCTTCGACGCCGTCGAGATCGACAACCTCGACTCGTACACCCGGTCCGACGGTCGGCTCACCGTGGAGGACGCGATCGCCCTCGCCACCCGGTACGCCGACCTCGCCCACGACGCGGGCCTCCTCATCGGGCAGAAGAACGCCGCCGAGCTCGGCACACGAGGACGGGACGACGTCGGGTTCGACTTCGCCGTCGCGGAGGAGTGCCACCGCTTCGACGAGTGCGCCACCTACACCGAGGTGTACGGAGACGCCGTGCTGGACATCGAGTACACGGACGACCTGCGCGGCACCTTCGACGAGGTGTGCGCCGATCCGCAGGTCCCGTTCTCCACGATCCTGCGCGACCGCGACCTCCGGACGGCCGACGACCCCGCCCACGTCTTCGACGCCTGCGCTCGGTAGGCTCCGGCAGGAGATCCGCCCGGGGCAGGAGCTTCCGCGGCGAAGCATCCTGCTGCGGGGTGAACCCCCGGCGCCCAGGCATCTCCAGCAGGTGTCGATAGCGTGGAGGCATGATCCGGACCCACGACGCATGAACCTGGAGCAATTGGAAGCGGTCGTCGCGGTCGTCGACTACGGCTCGTACGCCGCAGCGGCCGACGTCCTCCGGATCTCGCAGCCCTCGCTCACGAGACGCATCCAACGCTGCGAGACGGACCTCGGGCTCGCGCTCTTCACCCGGGTCGGTCGGCGCATGCAGGTCACCGACGCCGGCCGGTCCGTGCTCGGCCCGGCGAGGCGGATGCTGCAGGAGGCGAACGGGCTCCGCGCGCTCGCCGACGCCCAGCAGGCGCTCACCGCCGGCACGCTCCGCATCGGCGCGCTCCCCTCGCTCGTCGCGACCCACGTCCCGGAGCTCGTCGCCCGGTTCCACGCCGCGCACCCCGACGTCCGCATCGAGGTCACGGGCGCCGTCGACTCCGCCGAACTGCTCGAGGCCGTCGACCTCGGGCGCATCGACCTCGGCGTGGCCGATGTGGCCACCGCCGGCCCCGGTGTCGAGGTGCGGCTCCTGGAGGAACAGCGGTTCGCGATCGTCCTCCCCGGCCTCAGGAACGTCGCCGAGCGCGAGGCCGAGCACACGCCGCCGACCATCACCGGCGACGAGCTGGCCACGCACACCCTGGTGACCCTTCCGCGCGGGACGTCGATGCGCGCCGTGACCGACGAGGCCTACGCCCGCTTCGGCGTGCAGCCACCGCGGGTCATCGTGACCACCCAGCGCGACGCGCTCACGCGGTTCGCGACCGCCGGCGTCGGGCTGACCGTGGTGCCCGAGCGTCTCGCCGACTGGGCTGCGGCGAACGGCGCCCGGGTCCGCCGGTTCCCGGCACCGGTCACGAGGAGCATCGGCCTGCTCGTGCGCCACGACAGCGTCCGGACACCCGCCGTGAGTGCCTTCCTCCGATTGGCGGAGCGGGTCCCACCCGGGGACTGACGACGCCCCGCGTCACCCGCAGAGGTCCGCGGCGGCGTTGCGGGACTCGACCTCGACGGGCGCGGGCGCGGCAGGCGGGGTCAGTGAGGCGAAGTCGTCGCCGATGACGAGCACGACGTCCTGCTCGTCCGGTCCCGGTTCACCGCTCACGACGACCGTGATCCCCAACTCCTGGGCGAGCGAGGCGGCCGTCGCCCGAGCCGCGTCCGAGTCGCGCGCGAGCAGGAGTGTGACCGGCGTGTCCGTCTCCGCGTCGCCGATCGACGCGACGGTGTAGCCGAGAGCGGTCAGTCGGTCGGCGGTCGCCGTCGCGACCCCGTTCGTCTGCGAGCCGTTGAGGACGCTGACCGCCTCGACCCGCACCGGTTCGACCGGGGCGACCGGCTCGGCGGGGGACGCATCACCGGTTCCCGCGATCGGCACCGGGACATCGGTGGCGAGGCTCGAGAAGACGATCGCGGCGTCATCGCTCGGGACGACCCGGTTGGCGTCCGACGGCGCCTCGGTCCACGGCATGGTCAGGAAGGTGATGGCCGACGCCGGCACCTGCGAGACCCGGTGCGCGAGCGAGGTCAGGCTCGCGAGGTCGCCGAGCGCGGTGTCGACGGTGAGCGAGGAGGTGACCGCGTCCAGGAAGCGGATGAGGCGGTCCGGCCGGGTGAGCACCTCGGCACTCAGCGCCCGCTGCACGATCGCGGACATCACCATCTGCTGGTTGCCGAGGCGCGAGATGTCGCTGCCGTCACCCACCGCGTGCCGGGTGCGGGCGAGCGCGAGCGCCTGCGTCCCGTCGATGACCTGGGCCCCGGCGGGCAGCGCGAGGTTCGAATAGGGGTCCTCCATGTCCGACGGCAGACACACCGCCAGCCCGTCCATGCCGTTGACGATCGCCTGGAAGCCGCTGAAGTCGAGCTCGATGAAATGGTCGATCGGTACACCGGTCATCGCCTGCACCGCGGCGACCGAGCAGGCGGCCCCGGAGTTCAACGCCGCGTTCACCATCCCGTAGTCGTCGGGCGTCCCCCGCCCGGTGTCCGTGCACATAGACAGGTCGGTCAGCGTGTCACGCGGGATCTGCATCGCGTCGATCCGGGAGTTGCCCTCGGACACGTGCACGAGCACCATCGCGTCGCTGCGCTTGGTGCCGGTGTCCTCGCCGTAGTCGCCGACCGCGAGGTCACGACTGTCGGAGCCGAGGAGGAGGACGTTGATCGCCGGGTCCGGCGCACCCGGCTGCGCGGGCTCGGTCGAACGTCCGGTCGGGGCGGCGATGGCCTCGGAGCTGAGGTTGCCCTGCAGTCGCAGTGCCAGCGCACCGACACCCCCGAGGAGCGCGAGCACGAGGCCGCCTGCGATGCCGACGATGAGGCGCCGACGGCGGACCCGTGCGCTCACCCCACCGCCGTGACGGCGAGCGTGGGCGGCACGTGGGCGGACGGATGCCTCGGGGAGATCGGGGAGATCGGGTCTGCGC
This region includes:
- a CDS encoding endo alpha-1,4 polygalactosaminidase, which codes for MTRLPRRAHLLTAAGAALLLAVTAAGCSTFPSGASSDTGPTHSAGGFPTDVVFDYQLGGGYEPAAGVGGVARDSTDSPDPDRYSICYVNGFQSQPADREAWLAEPDLVLTDDAGEPVIDENWPDELIFDLSTDDRRARIAERVGASITRCAEAGFDAVEIDNLDSYTRSDGRLTVEDAIALATRYADLAHDAGLLIGQKNAAELGTRGRDDVGFDFAVAEECHRFDECATYTEVYGDAVLDIEYTDDLRGTFDEVCADPQVPFSTILRDRDLRTADDPAHVFDACAR
- a CDS encoding LysR family transcriptional regulator — its product is MNLEQLEAVVAVVDYGSYAAAADVLRISQPSLTRRIQRCETDLGLALFTRVGRRMQVTDAGRSVLGPARRMLQEANGLRALADAQQALTAGTLRIGALPSLVATHVPELVARFHAAHPDVRIEVTGAVDSAELLEAVDLGRIDLGVADVATAGPGVEVRLLEEQRFAIVLPGLRNVAEREAEHTPPTITGDELATHTLVTLPRGTSMRAVTDEAYARFGVQPPRVIVTTQRDALTRFATAGVGLTVVPERLADWAAANGARVRRFPAPVTRSIGLLVRHDSVRTPAVSAFLRLAERVPPGD
- a CDS encoding LCP family protein, which codes for MRRPDLPDLPEASVRPRAAHARRHGGGVSARVRRRRLIVGIAGGLVLALLGGVGALALRLQGNLSSEAIAAPTGRSTEPAQPGAPDPAINVLLLGSDSRDLAVGDYGEDTGTKRSDAMVLVHVSEGNSRIDAMQIPRDTLTDLSMCTDTGRGTPDDYGMVNAALNSGAACSVAAVQAMTGVPIDHFIELDFSGFQAIVNGMDGLAVCLPSDMEDPYSNLALPAGAQVIDGTQALALARTRHAVGDGSDISRLGNQQMVMSAIVQRALSAEVLTRPDRLIRFLDAVTSSLTVDTALGDLASLTSLAHRVSQVPASAITFLTMPWTEAPSDANRVVPSDDAAIVFSSLATDVPVPIAGTGDASPAEPVAPVEPVRVEAVSVLNGSQTNGVATATADRLTALGYTVASIGDAETDTPVTLLLARDSDAARATAASLAQELGITVVVSGEPGPDEQDVVLVIGDDFASLTPPAAPAPVEVESRNAAADLCG
- a CDS encoding isochorismatase family protein — protein: MARALFIIDVQNDFTEGGALGVDGGEVVAAGVTQLLAEHGADYAHVFASRDWHDAEGDNDGHFATGEPDYVTNWPVHCVAGSSGAEYHHALDTKSVDTHIRKGQGAHGYSIFEGVTPEGLSLDEVLTDAGITEVDVVGLATDYCVRRSALDAIEHGLQVRVLAGLVAPVDRAAGDAALAEIAEAGGVVVLA